NNNNNNNNNNNNNNNNNNNNNNNNNNNNNNNNNNNNNNNNNNNNNNNNNNNNNNNNNcacacacacacacacacacacacacacagagagagagagagagagagagagagagagagagagagagagagagaacaggggaCATTATTGCCATTTAACAGGTGGGAAAACTGAGCccaggagagagagactgaaatgCTTTTTAACAGTTAAACAGCCAGTAGATGACGAGGCTAGGTTGTGCTGGTACCTCTGATAACcggagttcaaggtcaaggtcagacAGTGTGGTGGGCGCTGGATGCCAGGAGACCTTGTGGCTTTTCCCGGGTATTGGGAGACCTGGTCACGGTTGCCCTCTGGTTCTATTTTGGTCTTTCCAAGAACTGGTCCGGGAAACTACAGCCGGCCATCTCGCCTTGTTGGTCACCAAGAATGTCTCCATGTTTCCCGGGAACCCTGAGCGCTTCTCGGAGGGCAGCATCGACGTGTGGTGGATCGTGCACGACGGGGGCATGCTCATGCTGCTGCCCTTCCTGCTGCGCCACCACAAGGTGGGTGTGCGCCGCCATGCAGAGCCATCCGTGGGGAAGCCCGCGGGCTCTGGGCATGCGCAGCCTCCGAGCCCTCTACTCTCCCTTACGGGACCTTCCTTTCGGGATTTGCCGTTGATCCTGGCAGGTCTGGAGGAAATGCAAAATGCGGATCTTCACCGTGGCCCAGATGGATGATAACAGTATTCAGATGAAGAAGGACCTGACGACGTTTCTCTACCATTTACGCATTACTGCAGAGGTGGAGGTAGTGGAAATGGTAGGTCCCTAGAAGCCTTAGGAGTTCTTGAGGTCCCAGCTGGGACTCTTTCCTTTTGGCCACGACACCCATCAGGGCCACTCAGATAGCTGTCAGTGGATGACACAGGTCGCCTTCCCGGTGAACGCATCCTAGCCTCATACATACTCACCCAAGGGGTTCAGCCAGCCAACCGTCTGCCGCAAGAGTAGCCGCCATGTTGAAGAGTGCTCACTCTGTGACAGACTGCTGTGCACTTAGCAAGTCGGAACTCTCATGGCCTCCAGTGAGATACACGCGTTGATGTTTTCATCCCCGAGTAGGACATTGAGATCCAGAAAGGTTTTGTGACTGACTGCACAACACagtgagtggcagaggcaggattcaaacccaggcaTGCTGTTGCATGCTCTGCTCCCCGTGGGTACATGGTCCCACTCCCgtctctccacctcctcagcgTGTCTATGCCTCACGCTGTGTTCATTAACCTACCCTTGTGTCCGTTCACTTATCACCCCATTCATCCCGGTATGTGTTCATTcatctcttgttctcttgttctctttcttcattcgctcagattaattaattaatcaatacATTCATCACTTTACAATTTACACACTTGCGTCCGTGTTGGGTGCACAGGGAACGAGCTGCCTGTTCTCCGGGGCCATGGTTTGGTCCCTGGCCTCCTACAGCCTTGGTGCAAGGACATGTGACAGGAAGCTGCAGgctggtgggagggagggctcctgcctcccccaccttGGCCTTCCTTAgttctcagctgctgctgctttcttccCTGTGCATAGCATGAGAGCGACATCTCAGCATACACCTACGAGAAGACATTAGTAATGGAGCAACGCTCTCAGATCCTCAAACAAATGCACCTCACCAAGAATGAGCGGGAACGGGAGGTAAGGGTCCCCTGGTGGGGCGCTCAGAGCCACAAGCTACTTCAGACTGTGGGCCTGCACAGGTGTGGGAGGTTCTGGGCTGCCTCCCATGCCTGGCCATCAAGAATGCTGTATTCACTTTAGCCGCCATCACCTCCGAATGCTCGGCTCCCCTGTTGTGGGGCTACATGGAGCTGGTGCCTCTTTTCCAGCCCCCTCACAGGGACTTTGGCATGGAGACAGACTTTCGCCTCTGTAGGAGACTTCTAGGCCCGAGGGAGAATAGTGGATGCTAAATATGTATGGATGACAAGTTCTCAGGGGGTGTGTGCTGCCAGTGTGGGAGACAAGGGTTCATGTAACAGACTCGCCGAGTGGGTAACAGATGGGTATTTAAAGACATGGATGTTGGGGAGGAGTCAGGGGCGAGCCTCCTAGGGGCTGAGTGAAGGGCTCTCAGGAGAGGTACTGCTGAGCACCACGGGGTAAGGTCTCTTCAGTTTCAATCACTGGCCCCCTGGAGTACGGATAAAAAGAGCCACCCCAGGGAGCGGAGTCCCTGGGGGAAGTGAGGGatgacagccagagctgtggACAGCAGAGCCCCTGGGGGATGAGGAGCAGGTCCCATAGGCGAAGGTAAAGAACCACGGGTTCTCTCAGGTCTCAGGTGGGGAAAATCTGTCTTTCAGAGTGTGGCGGAGAGGTGTTCAGGGAAACCAGTGATGGGCCCTTGGAGGACAGGGGTGTCACTCAGGGTGATAGCAGAAGTGATAAGAGTGATAGCAGAGTGCTGGGACCAGCCAGAGTGGCGTGGGACCATGGTGCTAGGCTCAGGCTTGCCGTGCCAGGTGTTAGACCGCTGGTTGCCCACAGCAGGTAGGCCTGAGCTCTGGAGACCAGAGGCCAGGGCAGCCATGCAGTAGGTGTTTGGTCTGGAGGCACTCCACTATTTTTACAATGCGTGCCACTCAGGTATGTGTGTAACCTGGAAAAGCACCCGCTGTAGTAATGGCTCTTGGCAGGGCGTGGGTGGTGACCCCCAGCAGAGCTGGCACCAACCCGTGTTACTCCCCAGATCCAGAGCATCACAGACGAGTCTCGGGGCTCCATTCGGAGGAAGAATCCAGCCAACACGCGGCTCCGCCTCAACGTTCCCGAAGAGACGGCATGTGACAATgaggagaagccagaggaggaggtGAGTGGCTGGAGTGGCTTGACTCTGACTAGTGGCAGCAGAAACTTTGGCCACCAAAAATGTCACCTGCTGACCCGTCATCCCTACCTCAGGTGCAGCTGATCCATGACCAGAGTGCTCCCAGCTGCCCTAGCAGCTCGCCATCTCCAGGGGAGGAGCccgagggggagggggagacagaccCAGAGAAGGTGCATCTTACCTGGACCAAGGATAAGTCAGTGGCAGAGAAGAATAAAGGCCCCAGTCCCGTCTCCTCCGAAGGCATCAAGGACTTCTTCAGCATGAAGCCGTACGGGCCTGGGGCTGCATCTGGGAGGGGGGGTGGGCCTAAAGGTGTTTAATATGGCAGAATAACTGGGCAGGAAGGTCGTGATCTGGCAGTTTGATGACCAAGGGCAGGatgtgccttggtttccccagTTCGAGACTTACAGGGCACGATGGTTCCAGGTCAGGACCCACTCCCAAGTGCAGGCGTTGAAGAGGTGAAGGTGggcggggtgtgggggtgtggggggcagTGCTTATCCTGGACAAGATGGTGGCTGGCTCAGCGGGGTGCTTCTTTTCCTGAcccctgtctttttctttctctctttgcttctctttgtgtTTCCTGAAGGGAGTGGGAAAACTTGTAAGTGTGCCACCAGCGCCATCGTCTCTCCTAGGTTCCTCCTCCACGGAACCCTCAAGGGGGTATCCCTGGCCATTGCCCAGTTTGGAGAgttctggggttgggggaggtccCAGGCTGGCAAGCACCAGGCCCAAGCAGCCGCTGGGAGGGCGATCCGACCTAACTCTTCCTGGCCTGGGCTAACGTCcgcatttcctctttcttctgcaGGAACCAGTCCAACGTGCGGCGCATGCACACAGCGGTGCGGCTGAACGAGGTCATCGTGAATAAATCTCGGGATGCCAAGCTGGTTTTGCTCAACATGCCCGGACCTCCCCGCAACCGCAATGGTGATGAAAACTGTATCCTGGATTTAAgttaaagaaaagggggaggtgGACGGCACCGTACGTGGGTCCTCTAGCTTGGGATGGAAACCCTAGGACAGGGACGCGGGCTGAGAGAAGGCGCAGGCTGTCTCTTTAACCAGCTCTTAGACATGGAATTCCTGGAGGTCCTCACTGAGCAACTGGACCGGGTGATGCTGGTCCGCGGTGGCGGCCGAGAGGTCATCACCATCTACTCCTGAAGGCCAGGACCTGCCACTCCGGCCCGAGCGCGCCCGGCCCGCGGCCCCCCGGAGCCCTCGCCGCGCCTCCCCGCCGCTGTCACCGTTTACATAAGACCCCGTTGCCCGTGCCCTGGCCCCTTTCCCTCCCGCTGCCTGCAGCCCGGAGGCCTTGTCCGTCGGGGCTGACCCGCAGGGTGGCTCATGGGCCCCTTTTCTGAGCCCGGCCTCGCCCCGCCAGAGCAGACGTTGCAATAAAGGTGGCGAAGAGGCGTGGAGAGGAGCGGAACCGTGGTCCCGCGCTGGGCAGCCCCGAGCCCGTCCCTCCCCACGCCCCGCCGAGCTCCCCCGGGACCCGGGTCGCCGAGCCCGGGTGCCGCTCGGTTGCGCTATACATAGTGTACAGGAGACATCGAGTGTATTTTTAATGTCCCCATATTTCTGTAACTAGAAACGCAACGGACTCCTCGCCACGGCCGCGCTCTCCCCGCTGCGGgcacccaggaagggaagctcggGGAGCCAGGTTTCCCTGAGCTCCCGAGCTGAGAGCCAAGTGCTTTAAGGCCAGcgctctcctttccctttcttgtcCAAGGCCTGGGCCtggccttccttctcttccctccagtTCTTGGCGGATAAAGGTGAGACGGCCGGCTCGGCCGGCTTCGGTGGATGCGAGCTTACAGGCGGCCAAGAGAGGAGGGGTCGCCCCTCcaggaggagaaactgaggcccgcGCCCACCGAGGAAGTCCTGCCCGGTGCCTTCGTGGAGGAGCAGGCGTCTCTCCTCTCTTGGCTTGCCGCCTGATCCCCCTGTCCCGTCGCTCCTCGCCAAAGACTGAATTCATGGAGCTGGAGGGCACACCCTCCCCAGTTTCCTTCCTGGGACAGGCGAGGGGCCAATGTCAGCCTTGGGGCCGACTCACCAGGAGGCCTCGCGCAGCCTCTGATAGTCCCTCTCTTGGTCCCCATTCTGCAAGTCCTACCTGGGGACCCAGCTGCCTGGTTGTTCTGGGGCTGAGTTTTGCTGCCTAGCAGCAGGTCCTTAGCCACCGTCTCTCCAGATACCAGGTCCTGGAGTAGGGATGGAGTCTTACGGGCCCAGTTGTTCCTAGCGCTTctctgcccccgccccccagtAGGACTCAAGGCCTTTGGCTTTCCCAACTCATCCTTGGCGCTTCCGCTCCACCAgccccacctgtgtgtgtgtggggtgcccTCAGCCCCTTAGAGAGGCGGTTGGCTGGTTCCCTTCCCCCAGGGCACGTTACTAAGAGGACAGGCACTGCATGCTCCTTTAAGCGCCCTCTGGGACTGGTTACTGGTGCCTCCAGCCCCAGGGCCCTGGCCTGTGCACCTAGTTAGACATCATGCTCACTCCAGGGCCAGGACCACTAGCTGACCTCACCACCTTTTTCCTTGAGCCCAAGGAAGAGAGAGCTGCAGCTGGTGCCATCTAAATGGCTCAGGTGTGGCCAGTGGCAGGGCTGGAGGGCCACTGCCCTGTTACTTGGCTCAAGCCCCCTCTCAAGACTTGATGGGGATTGGGTATGCTTCCAGGCAGTAGCCATCAAGTTGGAAGCATAGGACCCAGGGCCCGCCATCCTTCAGGACTGCCCTCCCTTGCCGAGGTTTTGCCTTTGGGGGCAAGAGAGGGGCTGGGTAGCTGGGGAGGAGGCAGCATCAATACCAATTAGGGAACCAAAGTTGCACGACCTGGGCCCAGACTCTGGTTGGCAAGAGCAAAGTTTCCGTTGAAAACAAACAGCCCACAACAAACCCCCAGTTTTCTGTGCTCCATGTGCAATATTTGTTAGGAACCTTGTGTCGTTGAGGTCACCTTTATAATCACTGTAGCTAGATGTCCCATGTCCATCCAGGTGACTTCTACTCTGAGTGCAATATTTCAGTAGCCTGGTAGTGAGGAGAGTGTCGCTTCTGTCTCAGCAGACCTATGTGCAGGGCAGTGCAATGCAGTCCAAAACCCTTGTAAATAGGAGAGGTTGCAAGCCAAATCAAGAGTATTTAtcgttattactattattattaggCCTGCCTTTAATTTTAGTGTTTCGGTATTTCGCATCCTGACTCGGTATTGATCTTGTGTTCTTTGTGCCAATACGCAAAGGagagggtcagttctctcctttacTGTTGAATGCTCCCACTTAATGCTTTAAGGCTTTTACtgtgttaatttttttagatACCTGTCTGCAcacaatgcaataaaaataattttattacacCCTTGATAGCCTGAAGGGTACGGTTTAGATACTTCAGGAGGAAGCCAACTTCACTGTCAGCATATGAAGTTTTGGCTTTTTCACACAGGGTTTCGTGGAGCTGGAATTTGGCCGGTTAGATAGTAGGTGGGAAACTCTCCTCTTCTTACAGAAGTGAGCACATCAGCTGTGGGGTCCTGTGCCTGAGGTAGGAGGTGCTTCCTAGGTGTCAAGTCACTTGGTACCCTCTGGGAGGCATCGAGTCTCTTCTTTAGAGGAGGTTCAGGACATTCATGCCAAGTGTATTAAAGGCTCTTCAAGGCCTCCATGTTCTGACTATAGATTATGCCAAACTCCTGCACAATGGGTAGCAACAGGCATGAAGGCAAAGAGGAATGACAGCCACGGCCCAGAAAGGCTCCTCACAGTGGCTTCCTTCCCTGTAACATGTCTTGGACACACCCGCAATACCCTGTCTCTAGCAGCAGGCCCAGAGTGTTGACCGTCTGCTGCAGGCATTGCTGTCGGGCAGCACAGCAAGTTTAGGCTGGGCACAGAGATTCTGATCTTGGGGAAAGTGCTCAGCAGAGGCGCTGCTGCAGACACGCCCAAGAAAGATTAGCACAGGTCTgaccttttcattttaattaaaaagtaattatttcattttatcaacAACACAAGAGTTCCAAAGAGGGGAGGGGGACCCCACCGTATAACACAAACAGATCAGAACATAAACTGCTGCCATTTGGGGACTTAGCTTTTGaaactggtttgctcagcctctGGCAGGGACTCAACTGGAGTTACCACTCTTGCCGCCCAGCCAGGCCTGATCCTCCCCTGACCCGATCCTCACTTCATCCACTGAGCAGCCTCTGCCAAAGGCAAAGGTGCTTCTTCCTCTGGCCCCACTCAGGGCAGCAGCCAGAACCCTTCTTTCTCTAAATatcaccctgtctcaaaagttacACAAATGCTCTTCTGTATCAGAATGTATCCAACTACTACAGTCTGCCATCAAACGGTCCCTctctcagaaaacagaacaagagTCTGGATGAAAACAAAAGCTTGGGGCTCAAAAGAAATCACGGCCTGGAGCTGCCTCCAGTGCTGATTGCTGACTGTGAGGTGCAGCTGGAGAGAAAGGTGCAGCTAACGCTGTGGATAGCAGTGGGCCCTAGAGTCACAGTTCATGTCAAAGCCAAAAGAGCTGCTCACTTGTCTGGAGACcctccaggaaaataaaaaaatacgaAACCAAACCGACTTCAAGGGACCACTCTGATGCAGTCACAGGAGTCCTCTCTCCTCTGGCTGCCACACGGCACTTTGACAGTCCAGAGAAATCACTCGAGTCCTTGGAGTTCCATTCTCTGATGGAACAATGATGACACTGTCTGCCAAGACCACCTGGCTTCACTGGGAGCCAGGCAGGCCACAGCTCTGGCTGCTGTGGAGGTGAAGACTAAGGCTGCGACCACTGCCTCTAGAAATGGTGTTCCCACTGGGGCAGCTGCACTTGgcttcttcctgttcctccaaATCTGCCAGGCAGCTGCCAGAGCGATCCCAGACAGAAGCTGAGCCCAGATCCCAGAACACTTATCTTCGACCCAAACAAAAGATCCAGCCCCGAATGCAGTCTAAGTTCTGATTCTGTTAAGTGATAAGCAACAGCTGCAGGAAGGAGTGGTGAGAGAAACTTAGGATATTTGATGTTGACCTGGAAAATGTTTCGAACACTTCCAAACAACTCTACTTAGGACGAAGTGGGAGGGGCCAGGGAAAGGGGCGGGGCTAGGAACAGTGGCTCAGTATAGCCTCAGTAATGCCTCTGGTAAGATCCCATGGGGGCCTGGGGCCGCCCCACCTGTGCTGCAGTTTGGCTAACCAGGTGGGAAAGGGCAGCGCCACTCTGAATCAGGGTGTCCAGAGCCTTTTGTACACTTGGATTGTCAAAGTTAATACCTGTGGAAGATACAGGCCTCTGGCTAGTCATGGTGCTGGCCGGTGCCAGGCGACTGGAAGGCTGACCAAAGAGCCCTTGGGAAGGAGCCCCAGGCCTAGGGCCCATGTTCCGAGCAGACCCTGCCTGTCCCACAATGTTTGGAGGCTGATTTCCTGAGGCCTGCGGTCTTTGCTGAGGCTGGCTGTTTGCTGCTGTGGAAAAATTCTGGTTCTGGGAGCTTCCGGTAGCCACTGAGGGGGATGCAGAGCTGCTGTTGGCCGCAACCGCGCCACTATTGAAGAGGCTGAGGATTTTGGCCTGAAGCTCttgttgggaggtggggggtgcggctggagtgggtgtagcagaAGGGAGCACTTGGCCGCTCTGAAGCGGTTGAGAACTTGGTTGTGACTTCAGCGAGGAACCCGAGGCCGCCCCTAGTGGCTGGCGGGAAATCGGgcctggaagacagaagagggaggcATCTGGTTGAGAGTGCCCCCTAAGGGCAGGAGGCCTAGCAGCCACAAGAACACAATCACACACCACAACAATCACACAGTACAACAATCACACAGTACAAAAATCACACAGTACAGACAGTAACATCAAATTCCAAAGGGGCCACTGCAGGGTATGGACTGCTTCACAGAGAGCAGCCCAATGCCCAACAAAATTGCTTAAAACAAAacgcaaaacaaataaacaaggggCATCCATCATGGCTCTCGGACGCCAACAatactagatagatagattaaacccCAGCAGCCCAACTCTAGGGAGCAGAGCTCAGCAGTGAATAGAAATCATTACAGCATCACCAGCGTGCATGGATTGTGGAAGCCAAAGGATGGCTCACTTCCCTTGCCCACCCCAGAGAAGCCTGGGCATGCCACCCTCCCAACAGAGCACGGGATGAGAGAAATGCAGAGTGAGAACTTCACCTCGGCCCTGCCACGTAGCTCACCAGGCAGAGAGTCGGCGCTGCTCCTCAGGAGCCGCTCCTTCCGCTCGCGCAGGTAGTTGATGATCTTGTCCGTCTCCTCCGCAGTGAGGTATCTGTTGTCTGCCAGGAGGTTGATGAGGCTCTGGATAGCTGGAGGGTGCCCTCCACGACCTCCCTCTTCAGGGCCTCCACGGTCTCTTTCCTGGAGGATGGCGTCATTAGCCATCTTGGCCGCCTGTCGGGCAATCTCCTCACGTTCCTTTTCTCGACAGTCATTCTTGTAGCGCTCGTAATTTCTGGCCACCAGCACCATGGCATCTGCCTGGGGCATGTTGCGATGCTCTACAGGAGGGAATGACACCAGTCATTGTCTCCCATGACGGAGCCAAGTGTCCACTGCTGTGCTTTGCCAAGCCTTTCTCAGCCTCAAGGCAGAGAAGCACTGCAGTGCTAACAAGTCTTGAACCTAGAGTGGGGTGGGCTGAGGGACAGAGCAGCTCTCACTCTTCAGTGTGGGACACACCTTCCTACAGAGCTATTTCTTCAGTGGATCACAGACCTGTGGTAAAAACCAAAGGAACAGAACAGCCTCCCACGGTGTCAAATAGGCCACTTGGGGAGCAGCCAGGCAGCCTCCATACCGCAGCAGGAGGCCAGAGAGTCTTGTGTGAAGCCCCGCTCCCTGCTGTGCTCAGGGCAGAGCCACTACAGCTGTTTAATTCATCAGTTCAAAAGTCATGGACTAAGATTAAATTGTAACCCTAAATAACCACCTCTTCTTAATGGGGCAGCCGTCTTACGGGTACTAAGGACACTTGGAACCTTACACAAACATCTATACACAAGCTAAGGACGACTCCTCAGAGACAACGACTTCCCACACCTGTGACTATGGGTGTGAGCGCCAGGTCAACAGAGATCATTGGCAGGTGGAAAAGGGAAGTCAGGCTTAAGAGCCACAGGCAGGGCACCAATGAGTCTCAGTGCTTCGGCTCAAAGCACTACAAGACCCTTCCTCTAGCAGACCAGAGCCTCTCCTGTCAGTTTAACTATTCTAGCACACTGGCAGACAGCAGCTTGTCTGTGAGTCTCACCCCTGGGAGCACATTTCAGGTAGCAGATGCCTAAGCCAGACCTCACTGAGAGCCAGGTGGACATAGGTCTTTCCAAGAGTCCCTTCAGCGATGTCCCGCTGGTGGCTTCAGATGGGTCGCAGTGGAAGAACTAACACGTGGAGGCTGTGACCACTACTAATCAGCCCACCTCTCCACCATGGCTGGCTGCTGACAGCTGGCCAGCAGGTCTAGAATAGTATCAGACAACACCAAGGGAAAGATGAAAGTCTTTTCCACAGCAAAGGAAGGGGCCACCACAGTGGACTGAAACGTCAGTCATTTCTCAAAACCCACTTCTTGTGGGCAGGACATGGAGTCTATGCTAGTGCCCACCTCTGGGGATCTGTACCTTGTGGTGTTCCAAACATGATGTTGACTGTGCAGGAACGGTGAATCTGGTGCTGCTGGGTGATGACGATGGCAAAGGGAGAGCCTCCCCTGCTGACGTCCTCCAGCGCT
The DNA window shown above is from Mus pahari chromosome 3, PAHARI_EIJ_v1.1, whole genome shotgun sequence and carries:
- the Ncoa5 gene encoding nuclear receptor coactivator 5 translates to MNTAPSRPSPTRRDSYSFGDSRDTRRDRSPIRGSPRREPRDGRNGRDSRDSRDIRDSRELRDRRDSRDIRDHRDSRSVREARDLRDFRDLRDLRDSRDFRDHRDSVYDRYRDIRDSRDPLYRREGSYDRYLRVDDYCRRKDDYFDRYRDSFDGRGPPGPESQSRAKVFMKTVSSQLELRPASAHLGPVCSHRDYAESVGRKVRDLGMVVDLIFLNTEVSLSQALEDVSRGGSPFAIVITQQHQIHRSCTVNIMFGTPQEHRNMPQADAMVLVARNYERYKNDCREKEREEIARQAAKMANDAILQERDRGGPEEGGRGGHPPAIQSLINLLADNRYLTAEETDKIINYLRERKERLLRSSADSLPGPISRQPLGAASGSSLKSQPSSQPLQSGQVLPSATPTPAAPPTSQQELQAKILSLFNSGAVAANSSSASPSVATGSSQNQNFSTAANSQPQQRPQASGNQPPNIVGQAGSARNMGPRPGAPSQGLFGQPSSRLAPASTMTSQRPVSSTGINFDNPSVQKALDTLIQSGAALSHLVSQTAAQVGRPQAPMGSYQRHY